The following proteins come from a genomic window of Terribacillus aidingensis:
- the aspS gene encoding aspartate--tRNA ligase: MSERQKAGLLRTSHAGETVTIKGWVQKRRDLGGLIFADIRDRSGIVQVVFNPDVSKEALETAEQIRSEFVVSVTGKVVEREDATKNPNMATGEIEVVAEEISILNKAKSPAFQIEDDVDASEDVRLKYRYLDLRRKPLQETFRLRHQATQAIRNFLNEEEFYEMETPMLTKSTPEGARDYLVPSRVHPGEFYALPQSPQLFKQLLMISGFEKYYQIARCFRDEDLRADRQPEFTQIDIETSFMSTEDIIGMTERMMKRVMKEVKDVEVQVPFPRLPYAEAMERFGSDKPDTRFGLELVDVREAVKSADFKVFQDAIQNGGRVSAINVKGQAANFSRKDIDALTDFVKIYGAKGLAWVKAEADGSLKGPIAKFLDETVQSQLKEVLSAEAGDLLVFVADKTKVVFDSLGALRNKLGRELGLIDETKFNFLWVTDWPLFEYDEEEGRYYAAHHPFTMPAAADIDKLETDPSSVKAEAYDIVLNGYELGGGSQRIYQMDLQNRMFEVLGFTKEEAQEQFGFLLDALESGAPPHGGIALGYDRFIMLLSNSTNLRDTILFPKTASATDPLTDAPDPVSKKQLDELYLDIQKKSAGQEA, translated from the coding sequence ATGAGTGAAAGACAAAAGGCAGGCCTGCTGCGAACGAGCCATGCAGGCGAGACAGTAACAATCAAAGGGTGGGTACAGAAACGGCGTGACCTGGGCGGATTGATTTTTGCTGATATCCGGGATCGTTCCGGAATCGTGCAAGTCGTTTTCAACCCTGATGTATCCAAAGAAGCATTAGAAACTGCTGAACAAATCCGCTCTGAATTCGTTGTGAGTGTTACTGGTAAAGTTGTAGAGCGCGAAGATGCTACAAAAAATCCAAATATGGCAACTGGAGAAATCGAAGTTGTTGCAGAAGAAATCAGTATCTTGAACAAAGCGAAGAGTCCGGCATTCCAAATCGAGGATGATGTGGATGCATCCGAGGATGTCCGCTTGAAATACCGCTATCTGGATTTGCGGAGAAAACCGCTGCAGGAGACATTCCGTCTTCGCCATCAGGCAACGCAAGCGATCCGCAATTTCTTGAACGAGGAAGAATTCTACGAGATGGAAACGCCGATGCTGACAAAAAGCACACCAGAAGGAGCGCGCGACTATCTTGTACCAAGCCGTGTGCACCCAGGTGAGTTCTATGCGCTTCCGCAATCTCCGCAGTTATTCAAACAGCTGCTCATGATTTCAGGCTTCGAGAAGTATTATCAGATCGCTCGCTGTTTCCGTGATGAAGATTTGCGTGCGGACCGTCAGCCGGAGTTCACTCAAATCGATATCGAGACTTCGTTCATGTCCACAGAAGATATCATCGGCATGACAGAACGTATGATGAAGCGTGTCATGAAAGAAGTGAAGGACGTTGAAGTTCAAGTGCCATTCCCGCGCCTGCCTTACGCAGAAGCAATGGAACGCTTCGGTTCTGATAAGCCAGATACACGTTTTGGGCTTGAATTGGTAGATGTACGAGAAGCAGTGAAGTCTGCTGACTTCAAAGTATTCCAAGATGCAATCCAAAACGGCGGCCGCGTCAGTGCAATCAACGTGAAAGGACAGGCGGCGAACTTCTCTCGTAAAGATATCGATGCGTTGACTGACTTTGTTAAGATATATGGTGCGAAAGGACTTGCATGGGTCAAAGCAGAAGCCGACGGTTCTTTGAAAGGACCAATTGCGAAATTCCTTGACGAAACTGTTCAGAGCCAGCTGAAAGAGGTTCTTTCTGCTGAAGCGGGCGACTTGCTGGTATTTGTTGCAGATAAGACGAAAGTAGTCTTTGATAGCTTAGGAGCATTACGGAATAAACTTGGTCGTGAGCTTGGACTTATCGATGAAACTAAGTTCAACTTCCTTTGGGTGACAGATTGGCCTTTATTCGAATACGACGAAGAAGAAGGCCGTTATTATGCAGCACATCATCCATTCACGATGCCAGCGGCAGCAGATATCGATAAGCTGGAAACAGATCCTTCTTCTGTCAAAGCAGAAGCGTATGACATTGTCCTTAATGGCTATGAACTGGGAGGCGGCTCGCAGCGTATCTACCAAATGGATCTGCAAAACCGGATGTTCGAGGTTCTTGGCTTCACGAAGGAAGAAGCACAGGAACAATTCGGATTCCTGCTGGATGCTTTGGAATCAGGAGCTCCTCCGCACGGCGGAATTGCACTTGGTTATGACCGTTTCATCATGCTGCTATCCAACAGCACGAACCTTCGGGATACAATCCTATTCCCGAAAACTGCTTCTGCGACCGATCCATTGACAGATGCTCCAGATCCAGTAAGCAAAAAGCAGCTGGATGAACTGTATTTGGATATCCAAAAAAAATCAGCAGGGCAGGAAGCATAA
- a CDS encoding cysteine desulfurase family protein yields MKPIYLDHAATSPMHPDVIQAMIPVMESTFGNPSSVHAFGREARHIVDVAREKVAASIGATDKQIIFTSGGTEADNMALIGVANACREQGKHIITTAIEHHATLHAANYLESQGFEVTYLPADASGAIKLADLQAALRPDTILVSVMMINNETGVMQPIQAIGDLLQSHPAYFHTDAVQAYGTEEIDVHTLGVDLLSVSAHKINGPKGIGALYAADGVRIKPITYGGEQERKRRAGTENVASIVGFGKAAELAMQKRTERKAAYQLLQDTFISELKLSGIDFFINGEAGQRSAGIVNISFPGTNVESLLMNFDLSGVTVSSGSACTAGSVDPSHVLKTMYGEDDRVTNSIRFSFGYGNTAESVAEAAQTVAAIIKRLTKGKE; encoded by the coding sequence ATGAAACCAATCTATCTTGATCACGCGGCAACATCTCCAATGCACCCGGATGTCATCCAGGCGATGATTCCGGTCATGGAGAGCACATTCGGCAATCCGTCCAGTGTTCATGCATTCGGAAGGGAAGCACGCCATATCGTGGATGTTGCACGTGAGAAGGTTGCAGCAAGTATCGGTGCAACAGATAAACAGATCATCTTCACGAGCGGAGGCACAGAGGCGGATAATATGGCACTCATCGGTGTGGCGAATGCTTGCCGTGAACAAGGTAAGCATATTATTACGACTGCAATCGAGCATCATGCTACACTACATGCAGCCAACTATCTGGAAAGTCAAGGCTTCGAGGTGACATATCTGCCTGCTGATGCGTCTGGAGCAATTAAGCTTGCCGATCTGCAAGCAGCACTACGACCGGACACGATACTTGTCTCTGTGATGATGATCAATAATGAAACAGGTGTCATGCAGCCAATCCAAGCGATTGGTGATCTGCTACAATCCCATCCTGCTTATTTCCATACAGATGCTGTCCAAGCCTATGGAACCGAGGAGATTGATGTCCATACGCTCGGAGTTGATCTTTTGAGTGTTTCGGCGCATAAAATCAACGGACCAAAGGGAATAGGCGCTTTGTATGCAGCCGATGGTGTTCGTATCAAGCCAATCACCTATGGCGGGGAGCAGGAGCGCAAACGCCGTGCGGGAACAGAAAATGTCGCCTCCATCGTCGGTTTTGGCAAAGCAGCAGAATTGGCAATGCAAAAAAGAACGGAACGTAAAGCAGCGTATCAGCTGCTTCAAGATACGTTCATTTCTGAATTGAAGCTTTCAGGAATCGACTTTTTCATTAATGGAGAGGCAGGTCAGCGTTCCGCTGGAATAGTCAATATCAGTTTTCCGGGGACGAATGTAGAATCTCTGCTGATGAACTTCGATTTATCCGGTGTTACTGTATCCAGCGGCAGTGCGTGTACAGCAGGCTCCGTCGATCCGTCGCATGTTCTGAAAACGATGTACGGTGAAGATGACCGTGTTACAAACAGTATCCGTTTCAGTTTCGGATATGGCAACACAGCTGAATCCGTCGCAGAGGCTGCCCAGACAGTCGCTGCTATTATAAAACGTCTAACAAAAGGAAAGGAGTGA
- the mnmA gene encoding tRNA 2-thiouridine(34) synthase MnmA, translated as MKENKDIRVVVGMSGGVDSSVAALLLKQQGYDVVGIFMKNWDDTDENGFCTATEDFEDVKKVANQIGIPYYGVNFEKQYWDKVFTYFLDEYKAGRTPNPDVMCNKEIKFKAFMDHAMSLGADYLATGHYAQVEQRDGKTVMLRGMDENKDQTYFLNQLTESTLSKVMFPLGGMDKKEVRRIAAENNLATATKKDSTGICFIGERNFKSFLSEYLPAQPGVMSTLDGVVKGKHDGLMYYTIGQRQGLGIGGEGEPWFVVGKNLKENVLYVEQGFDHDSLYSDALIATDMSWVSETELAEPITVTAKFRYRQKDSKVTVTPIGENKVRVDFHEPQRAITPGQAVVFYDEDVCLGGGTIDDIIKNEQQLEYVG; from the coding sequence ATGAAAGAAAACAAAGATATTCGTGTTGTCGTCGGTATGAGCGGCGGTGTCGATTCTTCCGTTGCTGCCCTTTTGCTCAAACAGCAAGGGTACGACGTAGTCGGCATCTTCATGAAAAACTGGGATGATACGGATGAAAATGGCTTCTGTACCGCTACAGAAGATTTCGAAGATGTTAAAAAAGTTGCTAACCAAATTGGTATTCCATATTACGGGGTGAACTTCGAAAAGCAGTATTGGGATAAAGTATTCACATACTTTCTTGATGAATACAAAGCTGGCCGTACGCCTAACCCAGATGTAATGTGCAACAAAGAAATCAAATTCAAAGCTTTCATGGATCATGCTATGTCTCTTGGAGCTGACTATTTAGCTACAGGTCATTATGCTCAAGTAGAACAGCGTGATGGCAAGACAGTCATGCTCCGCGGCATGGATGAAAACAAGGATCAAACATATTTCCTAAACCAGCTGACAGAATCAACGCTTTCTAAAGTTATGTTCCCGCTAGGCGGAATGGACAAGAAAGAAGTGCGCCGTATTGCAGCTGAGAACAATCTTGCAACTGCGACGAAGAAAGATTCCACTGGTATCTGCTTCATTGGAGAACGTAATTTCAAAAGCTTCTTAAGCGAGTACCTGCCTGCACAGCCTGGTGTCATGTCCACATTGGATGGGGTTGTGAAAGGGAAACATGACGGTCTCATGTATTATACAATCGGACAGCGTCAAGGTCTTGGTATCGGCGGCGAAGGCGAACCATGGTTCGTTGTCGGAAAGAACCTGAAAGAAAACGTTCTTTATGTAGAACAAGGCTTCGATCATGACAGTCTGTACTCCGATGCCTTGATTGCTACTGATATGAGCTGGGTTTCCGAAACAGAACTAGCAGAACCGATTACGGTAACGGCTAAATTCCGTTACCGTCAAAAAGACAGCAAAGTGACGGTAACACCGATCGGTGAAAACAAAGTACGCGTCGATTTCCATGAACCGCAGCGCGCAATAACACCAGGACAAGCAGTCGTCTTCTATGATGAGGATGTATGTCTTGGCGGCGGTACGATCGATGATATCATCAAGAACGAACAACAGCTTGAATACGTCGGTTAA
- the hisS gene encoding histidine--tRNA ligase: MDMKAPRGTQDILPGTSEKWQYAEKVLTDLASRFNYKEIRVPIFEHTELFLRGVGETTDIVQKEMYTFKDKGDRSLTLRPEGTASVVRAFVQNKLYGQPEQPTKLFYYGPMFRYERPQQGRMRQFVQFGVEALGSEDPAIDAEVISLAMSGYQQLGLKSLKLIINTLGDKESRDAHRTALIDHFTPVKEELCSDCQNRLVKNPLRILDCKKDREHPKVKSAPSIHDFLNDESKAYFDAVKANLDAIGIPYEVDPNLVRGLDYYNHTAFEIMSNAEGFGALTTLTGGGRYNGLVEEVGGPSTPGIGYALSIERLLFALEAEGIELPVKTGTDVYVVALGEEAVQKEAARLTYQLRLAGVTTDKDYLGKKMKGQFKAADRQQAKFVVVLGEDELEKGVISLRNMQEGQQTEVAIKEAVDTIKQQLDGGKADE, translated from the coding sequence ATGGATATGAAAGCGCCAAGAGGTACACAGGATATCTTACCTGGAACATCAGAAAAGTGGCAGTATGCTGAAAAAGTACTGACAGATCTGGCAAGCAGATTCAACTACAAAGAAATCAGGGTGCCGATTTTCGAACACACGGAGTTGTTCCTTCGCGGTGTAGGGGAAACAACGGATATTGTTCAGAAAGAAATGTACACATTCAAGGATAAAGGGGACCGCAGCTTGACGCTTAGACCAGAAGGAACGGCATCCGTCGTTCGCGCTTTTGTGCAAAACAAGCTATACGGTCAGCCGGAACAACCGACGAAGCTATTTTATTATGGACCGATGTTCCGCTACGAGCGACCGCAGCAAGGTCGCATGCGCCAGTTCGTTCAATTCGGCGTCGAAGCCTTGGGAAGTGAAGATCCGGCAATCGATGCGGAAGTAATCAGCTTGGCTATGAGCGGCTATCAGCAGTTAGGTTTGAAATCATTGAAACTGATCATCAACACGCTCGGAGACAAAGAAAGCCGTGATGCACACCGCACAGCTTTGATTGATCATTTCACACCTGTCAAAGAAGAGCTCTGCAGTGACTGTCAGAATCGCCTGGTAAAGAACCCATTGCGTATTCTTGATTGTAAGAAGGATCGGGAGCACCCGAAAGTAAAAAGCGCACCATCCATCCATGATTTTCTTAATGACGAATCCAAAGCATACTTTGACGCTGTTAAAGCAAACTTGGATGCAATCGGCATTCCTTATGAAGTAGATCCGAATCTTGTCAGAGGCCTGGATTATTACAACCATACAGCATTTGAAATCATGAGTAATGCAGAAGGCTTCGGTGCCCTTACGACGCTTACGGGCGGTGGCCGTTATAATGGTCTTGTCGAAGAAGTTGGCGGTCCATCCACACCAGGTATCGGCTATGCACTAAGTATTGAACGTCTATTGTTTGCATTAGAGGCAGAAGGTATCGAATTGCCTGTTAAGACTGGAACAGATGTTTACGTCGTAGCACTTGGTGAAGAAGCTGTCCAAAAAGAAGCAGCAAGACTGACATATCAGCTGCGCTTAGCTGGTGTGACAACAGATAAGGATTACCTTGGCAAGAAAATGAAGGGCCAGTTCAAAGCTGCTGATCGCCAGCAGGCGAAGTTTGTTGTTGTTCTCGGTGAAGATGAGCTCGAAAAAGGCGTCATCTCCTTGCGTAATATGCAGGAAGGACAGCAGACTGAAGTAGCAATCAAGGAAGCTGTTGATACAATCAAACAACAGCTGGATGGAGGAAAAGCGGATGAGTGA
- a CDS encoding replication-associated recombination protein A: protein MARQPLAYRMRPKDISQIIGQKHLVGEGKMIRRMVEADRLSSMILYGPPGTGKTSMAIALASSVQIRYKLLNAVVDKKKDMEIAVEEAKMSGQLVLILDEVHRLDKAKQDFLLPHVESNLITLIGCTTSNPYHSINPAIRSRSHLFELNSLEPADVKEALGRAVDDPDQGLGSMQLDITKEALEHFASASGGDLRAALNGLELAAYSTPAQDGTVHIDLEVAEACMQKKSFSHDKDGDAHYDVLSAFQKSIRGSDVNAALHYLARLIEAGDLDSIGRRMIVCAYEDIGLANPQAGPRALAAVEAAERVGFPEARIPLANAIVELCLSPKSNSAYKGINAALSDIRSGKVGEVPAHLKDAHYQGAKHMGRGIGYQYPHDYPGAWVEQQYLPDLLKNRRYYEPTDTGKFEQALKQVYERVTKRK from the coding sequence ATGGCCAGACAACCATTAGCATATCGCATGCGGCCGAAGGATATCAGCCAGATCATCGGCCAAAAACATCTCGTCGGTGAAGGTAAGATGATCCGGCGGATGGTGGAGGCGGACCGTTTGAGTTCGATGATCCTTTACGGTCCTCCAGGTACGGGGAAAACGTCGATGGCCATCGCGCTTGCTTCCAGCGTCCAGATTCGGTACAAGCTGCTGAATGCGGTAGTGGACAAGAAAAAGGATATGGAAATCGCGGTAGAAGAAGCGAAGATGAGCGGCCAGCTCGTTCTCATACTGGATGAAGTTCATCGTCTTGATAAAGCGAAGCAGGATTTCCTTCTTCCGCATGTCGAGAGTAATTTGATTACATTGATCGGGTGCACAACGAGTAATCCCTATCATTCTATAAATCCGGCAATCCGAAGCAGATCTCATCTGTTCGAACTGAACAGTCTGGAACCGGCGGATGTAAAAGAGGCACTCGGGCGCGCAGTGGATGATCCTGACCAAGGGCTTGGCAGCATGCAGCTGGATATAACGAAAGAAGCATTAGAGCATTTTGCAAGTGCATCAGGAGGAGATTTGCGGGCAGCATTGAATGGGCTGGAGCTTGCCGCTTACTCTACACCGGCACAAGATGGGACTGTCCACATTGATTTGGAAGTAGCAGAAGCTTGCATGCAAAAGAAAAGCTTTTCTCATGATAAAGACGGTGATGCCCATTATGATGTACTGAGTGCTTTTCAGAAATCTATTCGCGGCAGCGACGTAAATGCAGCTTTACATTATCTGGCTCGTTTGATTGAAGCAGGAGATCTCGACAGCATCGGCCGCCGGATGATTGTGTGTGCCTATGAAGATATCGGACTCGCCAATCCGCAAGCCGGCCCCAGAGCTTTAGCAGCAGTAGAGGCAGCTGAACGCGTAGGCTTCCCGGAAGCACGTATTCCTTTGGCTAATGCAATCGTAGAACTCTGTTTATCTCCTAAATCAAACAGCGCGTACAAAGGCATCAATGCTGCGCTGTCGGATATACGTTCAGGCAAAGTCGGCGAGGTTCCTGCTCATTTGAAAGATGCCCATTATCAAGGGGCAAAACACATGGGCCGCGGAATCGGATACCAATACCCGCATGATTATCCAGGAGCTTGGGTAGAGCAGCAATACTTACCTGACCTTCTTAAGAACAGAAGGTATTACGAACCAACTGACACCGGTAAGTTTGAACAAGCTCTCAAACAGGTCTATGAACGCGTAACAAAAAGAAAATAA
- a CDS encoding tetratricopeptide repeat protein, giving the protein MDHIKSGIEALQKQDLEGAAKHFNIAIEENPKDPVGYVNFGNLLMRMNDLEKAERFFRRAIELDEKAATAYYGLGSMYYTGEMYEKAIQQLMEAVKLGLDEGDVHYLLGMSLQQSGQEKLALPYLQRAAELEDRDAAIVFQYGLALATAGEIDTAQQVLLDLLEWSPKHSDALYNVGVAYLYQQQFEQALAYMDKALEAQPDHEMAMHGKAQIELIMEQIENEE; this is encoded by the coding sequence ATGGATCATATTAAATCAGGAATAGAAGCTTTGCAGAAGCAGGATTTAGAGGGAGCTGCCAAGCATTTTAATATAGCTATCGAAGAAAACCCAAAAGATCCAGTTGGATATGTCAATTTTGGCAATTTGCTGATGCGGATGAATGATTTAGAGAAAGCGGAACGCTTCTTCCGCCGTGCCATTGAGCTTGATGAGAAAGCTGCAACTGCTTATTACGGTCTGGGGAGTATGTATTACACTGGTGAAATGTATGAGAAAGCAATTCAGCAACTGATGGAAGCAGTGAAGCTCGGCCTGGATGAAGGGGATGTTCATTATCTCCTTGGTATGTCCTTACAGCAGTCTGGACAGGAAAAGCTTGCACTTCCTTATTTGCAGCGTGCCGCAGAGCTTGAGGATCGCGATGCTGCTATCGTTTTCCAGTACGGATTGGCACTTGCAACCGCAGGGGAAATCGATACCGCACAACAAGTGCTGCTTGACCTGCTGGAATGGAGTCCAAAGCATAGTGATGCCCTTTATAATGTAGGTGTCGCGTATCTGTATCAGCAGCAGTTTGAACAAGCGCTCGCATATATGGATAAAGCGCTCGAAGCACAGCCCGATCATGAGATGGCCATGCACGGAAAGGCGCAAATAGAACTGATTATGGAGCAAATCGAGAACGAAGAGTAA
- a CDS encoding RsfA family transcriptional regulator, translating into MVKVRQDAWSHEDDLLLAETVLRHIREGSTQLKAFDEVGDKLNRTSAACGFRWNAEIRNRYEQAVAIAKRQRKEKKRAEQRAQKPAAAPIYQPAPVMSAIETQQAFPITMDEETARFEAEIAQETFIVGEHTESETEIDSSQQADELNLSQVISYLQSMEQGYQTSETNRHTIHQLEAEAHSLRQVNAQLTEECESLKNQLKTMKADYQVLIQIMDRARKMVIFDDQDSFAPPAFRMDKNGNLEQVAK; encoded by the coding sequence ATGGTTAAAGTAAGACAAGACGCATGGAGTCATGAAGACGACTTATTGCTGGCCGAAACTGTGCTTCGGCATATTCGGGAAGGTAGCACTCAGCTGAAAGCCTTCGATGAAGTCGGAGACAAACTGAATCGCACCTCGGCAGCTTGCGGCTTCCGCTGGAACGCCGAGATTCGCAACCGCTACGAACAGGCTGTTGCTATAGCCAAGCGCCAGCGCAAGGAGAAAAAGCGCGCAGAACAACGAGCGCAGAAACCAGCTGCTGCACCAATTTATCAGCCTGCACCGGTAATGTCTGCAATAGAAACACAACAGGCTTTCCCAATTACAATGGATGAAGAAACAGCCCGTTTCGAAGCAGAGATTGCACAAGAGACATTCATTGTCGGTGAACATACTGAAAGTGAAACCGAAATCGACAGCAGCCAGCAAGCGGATGAGCTGAACCTATCTCAAGTAATCAGCTATTTGCAATCAATGGAGCAAGGTTATCAAACTAGTGAAACGAATCGGCATACCATTCATCAGCTGGAAGCAGAGGCCCATAGTCTCCGACAGGTAAATGCACAGCTTACAGAAGAATGCGAGAGCTTAAAAAATCAGCTGAAAACGATGAAAGCTGATTATCAGGTGCTTATCCAGATCATGGATCGTGCTAGGAAAATGGTTATCTTCGACGACCAAGATTCCTTCGCACCCCCAGCTTTCCGGATGGACAAAAACGGCAACTTGGAACAAGTAGCAAAATAA
- a CDS encoding ATP-dependent RecD-like DNA helicase — MEYGETAESPKGFVKGELLHTIFRKEEEQFSIIRIKVLETNETIAEKDIVIKGYIGELDQGEPYLFYGSMVSHKRFGEQYEVTEYKRYVPETKDGLIQYLSSDLFYGIGKRIAERIVAKLGENTIADVLSNPDLLDGIQGLNDEKKERFLHDLRTHQGFDHVMVHLSKYGIGLKLAQKIYKVYRDEAIKVLEKDPYQYVFDIEGFGFHRADEAARKNNLAMDHDSRLQAACLMVLQDSMQAGHVYLPNDEVLKQAAVLLRSAQFGISAEQIEEQLGVLHAQKKVVKQEDRVYHPMLYFAETGFCSHMQRLSEKVTETEIVQAELLKIIGKLEEAETISYGKEQFEAIEQALQSKVMILTGGPGTGKTTVIKGFIKAYAEIHELSLDPKDYKDKDESYPFVLTAPTGRAAKRMHESTNIPASTIHRLLGWDGNDSFERDEDNPLAGRLLIVDEFSMVDIWLANRLFKAIPDDMQVLLVGDEDQLPSVGPGQVLSDLLRSEAVPCVMLKDVYRQKEGSKIITIAHAIKNGTLSQEQLEKDKDFNFIPCREHQVVDVITQIVGRAVEKGWDMRDVQLLAPMYRSQAGIHELNKQLQQLVNPKDKEKREMAAKDVIFRKGDKVIQLVNDPEEGVFNGDIGEVVALFREEENVEQKEQLVVAFEEKEVVYESKDLSNLMHAYCISIHKSQGSEFPIVILPVVPGYRRMLRKNLLYTGITRAQRSLILVGEKQAFLQGIQTEDTNQRYTSLVEHLGGFHEAGDDIDRMLREAEAEQEDISPYDFM; from the coding sequence ATGGAATATGGGGAGACTGCCGAGAGCCCAAAAGGCTTTGTGAAAGGTGAATTATTGCATACGATTTTCCGGAAAGAAGAAGAACAGTTTTCCATTATCCGGATCAAGGTATTGGAAACCAACGAGACGATCGCAGAAAAGGATATCGTCATCAAAGGATATATCGGAGAACTGGACCAAGGCGAGCCTTATCTGTTTTATGGTTCGATGGTCAGTCATAAACGATTCGGTGAACAGTATGAAGTGACGGAATACAAGCGGTATGTACCCGAAACGAAGGACGGGCTCATCCAATACCTATCCAGTGATCTGTTTTATGGAATTGGAAAACGGATTGCGGAGAGAATTGTAGCGAAGCTGGGTGAAAATACGATAGCGGATGTTCTATCGAATCCGGATTTGCTGGATGGTATCCAAGGACTGAACGATGAGAAGAAGGAGCGCTTCCTCCACGACCTTCGTACACATCAAGGCTTCGACCACGTGATGGTGCATCTGTCGAAGTACGGCATCGGGCTGAAGCTTGCACAGAAAATCTATAAAGTATACCGGGATGAAGCAATCAAAGTATTGGAGAAGGATCCGTACCAATATGTATTTGATATTGAGGGATTTGGATTCCACCGGGCGGATGAAGCTGCTCGTAAGAATAACCTGGCGATGGACCATGACAGCCGGCTACAAGCCGCATGCTTGATGGTGTTGCAAGACAGCATGCAGGCAGGTCATGTTTATTTGCCGAATGATGAAGTGCTAAAACAGGCCGCAGTCCTCCTGCGCAGTGCGCAATTCGGTATTAGTGCGGAACAAATCGAAGAACAGCTTGGTGTTTTGCATGCACAGAAAAAGGTTGTCAAACAGGAAGATCGTGTTTACCATCCGATGCTTTACTTTGCGGAAACTGGTTTTTGCAGCCATATGCAGCGCTTATCGGAAAAAGTTACTGAGACGGAAATTGTTCAGGCAGAGCTCCTGAAGATAATTGGCAAGCTTGAGGAAGCGGAAACGATCAGTTACGGGAAAGAACAGTTCGAAGCAATCGAGCAAGCGCTGCAATCGAAGGTGATGATCTTGACCGGGGGACCTGGAACAGGTAAAACGACGGTTATCAAAGGATTCATCAAAGCGTATGCGGAAATACACGAACTTTCGCTTGATCCAAAGGACTATAAAGATAAGGATGAGAGTTATCCATTCGTCTTGACTGCTCCAACCGGACGTGCGGCTAAGCGGATGCATGAGTCAACGAATATTCCGGCCAGCACGATCCACCGGTTGTTGGGTTGGGACGGTAACGACTCATTCGAGCGGGATGAAGATAATCCGCTAGCTGGAAGGCTGCTGATCGTCGATGAATTTTCCATGGTCGATATTTGGCTGGCAAACAGATTGTTCAAAGCTATTCCGGATGATATGCAAGTACTGCTTGTCGGAGATGAAGATCAGTTGCCTTCAGTTGGTCCTGGGCAGGTACTGTCGGATTTACTTCGTTCAGAGGCTGTACCGTGTGTGATGCTCAAAGATGTGTATCGACAGAAAGAAGGCTCCAAAATCATCACGATTGCCCATGCTATCAAGAACGGGACATTATCACAAGAACAACTGGAAAAGGACAAGGATTTCAACTTCATTCCTTGCCGGGAGCATCAAGTGGTCGATGTCATCACTCAGATTGTTGGCCGTGCCGTCGAAAAAGGCTGGGATATGCGTGATGTCCAGCTCCTGGCTCCGATGTATCGTTCGCAGGCAGGTATTCATGAATTGAATAAGCAGCTGCAGCAGCTGGTCAATCCCAAGGACAAGGAGAAGCGGGAGATGGCAGCAAAAGACGTTATTTTCCGAAAGGGTGACAAGGTCATCCAGCTTGTCAATGATCCGGAGGAAGGTGTCTTCAATGGAGACATTGGAGAAGTTGTCGCTTTGTTCCGCGAAGAAGAGAATGTCGAGCAGAAGGAGCAGCTTGTCGTTGCATTCGAGGAGAAGGAAGTCGTCTACGAAAGCAAGGATTTATCGAATTTGATGCATGCGTATTGTATCTCGATCCATAAATCCCAGGGCAGTGAATTTCCAATCGTTATTTTGCCTGTCGTGCCAGGATATCGCAGAATGCTCCGCAAAAATCTGTTGTACACCGGGATTACGAGGGCACAGCGTTCTTTGATTCTAGTTGGGGAAAAACAGGCATTTCTGCAAGGAATTCAAACAGAAGATACGAACCAGCGCTATACTTCCCTCGTGGAACATCTGGGTGGCTTCCACGAAGCGGGGGATGACATCGATCGGATGCTGCGTGAGGCAGAAGCAGAGCAGGAAGATATCTCTCCATACGATTTCATGTAG
- a CDS encoding Rrf2 family transcriptional regulator encodes MKISTKGRYGLTIMIALGKHYGEGPVSLKTIATENKLSEHYLEQLAAPLRNACLVKSIRGAKGGYMLASAPSEITAGDIIRTLEGPITPVEGIEEEEPAKQQLWLRIRDAVRDVLDTTTLEDLCRHGDDESQDPYMFYI; translated from the coding sequence ATGAAAATATCGACTAAAGGACGATATGGATTAACTATCATGATCGCATTAGGAAAGCATTATGGAGAAGGACCAGTCTCCTTGAAGACCATTGCGACTGAAAATAAATTGTCCGAGCATTATTTGGAGCAGCTCGCTGCACCGCTTAGGAATGCCTGTCTGGTCAAAAGTATCCGTGGCGCCAAGGGCGGCTATATGCTCGCATCAGCCCCATCAGAGATTACGGCCGGCGATATCATCCGTACGCTGGAAGGTCCGATCACACCTGTTGAGGGGATCGAAGAGGAGGAGCCGGCTAAGCAGCAGCTTTGGCTGCGCATCCGCGATGCCGTCAGGGATGTATTGGATACGACAACTTTAGAGGATCTATGCCGTCATGGAGATGATGAGAGCCAGGATCCGTATATGTTCTATATTTAA